From one Luteolibacter arcticus genomic stretch:
- a CDS encoding CHAD domain-containing protein, whose amino-acid sequence MSDQPSAFSGARAAIIAACSDMERLLGGLNDSHGRVADEIHQTRKAGKKLRGALVMTGEPKPCIRWIAVIGRMLGGSRDATVRVKTWHGLGIATPSANSAEAAVAALLDLEAQASNRRPPQAVIDWSLAALGQVKGRLEAQTDEEVAKAAEHGAAKLERQLRKRLKHALQRVSNEDFHDCRKAVKAWLGGMALAAPGVELPAKEEADKLASNLGDENDLEVLADWLDARGFSPSICPAAWKVLRKRQEKIRRRSISLIRKELLPALKRED is encoded by the coding sequence ATGTCCGACCAGCCGTCCGCTTTTTCCGGCGCCCGCGCGGCGATCATTGCCGCGTGTTCCGACATGGAGCGCCTGCTGGGCGGGCTGAATGATTCCCACGGCCGGGTGGCAGACGAGATCCACCAGACGCGCAAGGCCGGGAAGAAGCTGCGCGGCGCACTGGTCATGACCGGCGAGCCGAAGCCATGCATCCGCTGGATCGCGGTGATCGGGCGCATGCTCGGGGGTTCGCGTGATGCCACGGTGCGGGTGAAAACCTGGCACGGGCTGGGCATCGCCACCCCTTCGGCGAACTCGGCCGAGGCGGCGGTAGCCGCGTTGTTGGACCTGGAAGCCCAAGCCTCGAACCGCCGACCGCCACAGGCGGTGATCGATTGGTCGCTGGCGGCGCTCGGCCAGGTGAAAGGCCGGCTGGAAGCGCAAACCGATGAGGAAGTCGCCAAAGCCGCGGAACACGGCGCGGCGAAGCTGGAGCGCCAGCTCCGCAAGCGCCTCAAGCACGCGCTTCAGCGGGTGAGCAACGAGGATTTCCACGACTGCCGCAAGGCCGTGAAGGCGTGGCTCGGCGGCATGGCCCTCGCCGCGCCGGGCGTGGAACTGCCCGCCAAGGAGGAGGCCGACAAGCTGGCGAGCAATCTCGGCGACGAGAACGACCTCGAAGTCTTGGCCGACTGGCTGGACGCCCGTGGCTTTTCCCCGAGCATCTGCCCGGCGGCCTGGAAGGTCCTGCGCAAGCGCCAGGAGAAGATCCGGCGGAGGTCGATCTCACTGATCCGCAAGGAATTGCTCCCGGCGCTGAAGCGGGAGGATTGA
- a CDS encoding OmpH family outer membrane protein — protein sequence MKLTLRSLVALSLAIGGISAAQESTRLKIATVDMQALFQEFNPTKDAKANFEVEQKNVGKQFDDRRARLSEMKQELDTLQKQLGDPSIADAKKQALFTDRQVKQQQWEALQREAEEFGKRKQRAMQEQMTLRMKDILERIRTKVQKHAETEGYDYVLDKTGASTSQVPVLLYTKDATDITESLLKTINEGLPAPAPAPVEEKK from the coding sequence ATGAAACTCACGCTCCGCTCCCTCGTCGCCCTTTCCCTCGCCATCGGTGGAATTTCCGCCGCGCAGGAGAGCACCCGCCTGAAGATCGCCACGGTGGACATGCAGGCGCTGTTCCAGGAGTTCAACCCGACCAAGGACGCCAAGGCCAATTTCGAGGTGGAGCAGAAGAACGTCGGCAAGCAGTTCGATGACCGCCGGGCCCGTCTCTCTGAAATGAAGCAGGAGCTGGACACCCTCCAGAAGCAACTGGGTGACCCCTCCATCGCCGACGCCAAGAAGCAGGCTCTTTTCACCGACCGCCAGGTCAAGCAGCAGCAATGGGAAGCCTTGCAGCGCGAGGCGGAAGAATTCGGAAAGCGCAAGCAGCGCGCGATGCAGGAGCAGATGACGCTCCGGATGAAGGATATCCTCGAAAGGATCCGCACCAAGGTGCAGAAGCACGCCGAGACCGAGGGCTACGACTACGTCCTCGACAAGACCGGTGCCAGCACCTCGCAGGTGCCTGTGCTGCTTTACACGAAGGATGCCACCGACATCACCGAGTCTCTGCTCAAGACCATCAACGAAGGTCTGCCTGCTCCGGCTCCGGCCCCGGTCGAGGAGAAGAAGTAA
- a CDS encoding xylulokinase — MFLGLDSSTQSLSALVIDPARGEIVREVSVNFGAALPAYHSPSGFIPGGKGGEVHADPRMWMEALDLVFEQLADGFDLSQITAVACSGQQHGSLYFDDTLEARLAALSASESLEGQLSPALTRATAPIWMDTSTGAECAEIADAVGGNAEVCRISGSNAIERFTGPQIRRFFKLDPAAYHKTAVIHLVSSFVGSVMAGKSIAIDHGDGAGMNLLNLQTLDWDDALLDATAPDLRAKLPPAGASASIAGPVSSYFVQKYGLPSSCQVVLSTGDNPSSLVGMGATAPGTIVISLGTSDTFFAAMEKPVTDPQGFGHVFGNPAGGFMSLICFRNGSLAREALRDELGLDWSAFDRDGLAKTPAGNEGKRMLPFYGPEITPRRDFDGPVRNFPADAEAPVQVRALLEGQFLNMRLHSLWIGEKADLIRLTGGASQSNGIAQLIANVFQAPVERFAIANGAGLGAALRAAHACGHDLTSLQADFCKPAAGSRLEPEISLATIYDQALTEYRAML; from the coding sequence ATGTTCCTTGGTCTCGATTCCTCGACCCAGTCGCTTTCCGCCCTCGTCATCGATCCCGCCCGTGGCGAAATCGTCCGCGAAGTCTCGGTCAATTTCGGGGCCGCGCTGCCGGCCTATCACTCGCCCAGCGGCTTCATTCCCGGGGGCAAGGGTGGCGAGGTCCACGCCGACCCGCGGATGTGGATGGAGGCGCTCGATCTCGTCTTCGAGCAGCTCGCCGATGGCTTCGACCTTTCGCAAATCACCGCGGTCGCCTGTTCCGGCCAGCAGCATGGCTCGCTCTACTTTGACGACACGCTGGAAGCGCGACTCGCCGCGCTGAGTGCCTCCGAATCGCTGGAAGGCCAGCTTTCCCCGGCGCTGACCCGCGCCACCGCGCCGATCTGGATGGACACCTCGACCGGCGCCGAGTGCGCCGAGATCGCTGACGCGGTCGGCGGGAATGCCGAGGTCTGCCGGATCTCCGGCTCGAATGCGATCGAGCGCTTCACCGGCCCGCAGATCCGTCGCTTCTTCAAGCTGGATCCCGCGGCCTACCACAAGACCGCGGTCATCCACCTCGTCAGCTCCTTCGTCGGCTCGGTAATGGCGGGGAAATCCATCGCCATCGATCACGGCGACGGTGCGGGGATGAACCTGCTGAACCTGCAGACGCTCGATTGGGACGATGCCCTGCTCGATGCCACCGCGCCGGACCTGCGCGCGAAGCTGCCGCCCGCCGGCGCTTCGGCGAGCATCGCCGGGCCGGTTTCCAGCTACTTCGTCCAGAAGTACGGCTTGCCTAGTAGTTGCCAGGTCGTGCTTTCGACCGGCGACAATCCTTCGTCGCTGGTCGGCATGGGGGCGACCGCGCCGGGCACCATCGTCATCTCGCTCGGCACCTCGGATACTTTCTTCGCCGCGATGGAGAAGCCGGTGACCGATCCGCAGGGTTTCGGCCACGTCTTCGGCAATCCCGCCGGCGGCTTCATGTCGTTGATCTGCTTCCGCAATGGCTCGCTCGCCCGCGAGGCGCTGCGCGATGAACTTGGTCTCGATTGGTCGGCCTTCGATCGCGACGGCCTGGCCAAGACTCCCGCAGGCAACGAGGGCAAGCGCATGCTGCCGTTCTACGGCCCCGAGATCACCCCGCGCCGCGATTTCGATGGCCCGGTCCGCAACTTCCCCGCCGATGCCGAAGCACCCGTGCAAGTGCGGGCGTTGCTCGAAGGCCAGTTCCTCAACATGCGCCTGCACAGCCTGTGGATCGGCGAGAAGGCGGACCTGATCCGGCTTACCGGTGGTGCGTCTCAGAGCAATGGCATCGCGCAACTGATCGCGAATGTCTTTCAAGCCCCGGTCGAGCGCTTCGCCATCGCCAATGGAGCCGGCCTCGGGGCGGCGTTGCGAGCTGCTCATGCCTGCGGCCACGATCTTACCAGCTTGCAGGCTGACTTCTGCAAGCCTGCCGCTGGCTCGCGCCTGGAGCCGGAGATCTCGCTGGCCACGATCTATGATCAGGCGCTGACGGAGTATCGGGCGATGCTGTGA
- a CDS encoding patatin-like phospholipase family protein, producing the protein MEHPVTPGLAVALGSSFLGYYAHAGFLNGLAAAGLYPERLSGASAGALAGSLHAAGIRGEDLKAAVLDPSLRWSFFDWAALWRLPGVCTSFWSTGLLSGKHAVRKLHGLLNGADLSSLVSPVMDIAVTDADLHCTEILRSGPLAELIVASCAVPCLIRIQRVGEKRYLDGGVACEAPFEHWLDDPAIDTIVVHRIRHEENSGPAVSWETIATSIGASHHTVCNELHRHRTELARMKGKRLIEIDTITPVPGMLSQGRAPLCYERGFESGKAGW; encoded by the coding sequence ATGGAGCACCCTGTCACGCCCGGTCTCGCTGTCGCCCTTGGATCTTCCTTCCTCGGTTACTACGCCCACGCCGGTTTCTTGAATGGCCTGGCGGCCGCGGGACTCTACCCGGAGCGACTGTCCGGGGCCTCTGCAGGGGCCTTGGCGGGCTCGCTCCATGCCGCGGGCATTCGCGGGGAAGACTTGAAGGCGGCGGTGCTCGATCCCTCGCTCCGCTGGTCGTTTTTCGATTGGGCGGCCCTCTGGCGTCTCCCCGGTGTTTGCACCTCTTTCTGGTCCACCGGGCTTCTTTCCGGAAAACATGCGGTGAGAAAGCTCCACGGCCTGCTGAATGGCGCGGATCTTTCCTCGCTGGTCTCGCCCGTGATGGACATCGCCGTGACCGATGCCGACCTCCACTGCACGGAAATCCTGCGCAGTGGCCCCCTCGCGGAGCTGATCGTGGCCAGCTGTGCCGTGCCCTGCCTGATCCGCATCCAGCGGGTCGGCGAGAAGCGCTATCTCGATGGCGGCGTGGCTTGTGAGGCTCCCTTCGAGCACTGGCTGGATGACCCGGCGATCGACACCATCGTCGTCCATCGCATCCGCCATGAGGAAAACAGCGGCCCGGCGGTTTCGTGGGAAACCATCGCGACGTCCATCGGCGCCTCGCATCACACGGTCTGCAATGAACTCCACCGCCACCGCACCGAGCTGGCACGGATGAAGGGCAAGCGGCTCATTGAAATCGACACCATCACCCCGGTGCCGGGGATGCTGAGCCAAGGGCGCGCACCGCTGTGCTATGAGCGGGGGTTCGAGTCGGGCAAGGCGGGGTGGTGA
- a CDS encoding HesB/IscA family protein, with protein MSATAVNFKIGNEKLVRVMDAASAHLRGLLEKQGRPEGGLRIAVIGGGCSGLQYKMDLIDGPRDRDIMVPSNGVNVVIDPKSALFVSGSELDWSDDLQQGGFKVSNPNAIVTCSCGESFAA; from the coding sequence ATGTCAGCCACGGCAGTGAATTTCAAGATCGGAAACGAGAAGCTGGTCCGCGTGATGGACGCGGCCTCGGCCCATCTGCGCGGCTTGCTCGAGAAGCAGGGCCGGCCGGAAGGCGGCCTGCGGATCGCGGTGATCGGCGGCGGTTGCAGCGGCCTGCAGTATAAGATGGATCTCATCGATGGCCCGCGCGACCGCGACATCATGGTTCCCAGCAACGGCGTGAACGTGGTGATCGACCCCAAGAGCGCCCTATTTGTCAGTGGCAGCGAGCTGGATTGGTCGGATGACCTCCAGCAGGGCGGCTTCAAGGTGAGCAACCCGAACGCCATCGTCACTTGCTCCTGCGGCGAGAGCTTCGCGGCGTGA
- a CDS encoding DnaJ domain-containing protein produces MDPFAMLGLEPRLALSEVELRAAFREAGKRDHPDAGGSSEDFAKVQEAFAQLSRPSKRLRAWLAAKGVTGDERGAISPGLVNIFGKVGSALQQADAVTRRRESSLSVLAKAMLEPAVQQAREALEAALEDVAAATAAEESQFPAIEAGEGDPWRTARDLAFLEKWQAELKSRFAGLW; encoded by the coding sequence ATGGACCCCTTCGCGATGCTCGGTCTAGAGCCGCGGCTGGCGCTTTCCGAGGTGGAATTGCGCGCGGCCTTCCGCGAGGCGGGCAAACGGGACCACCCGGACGCCGGCGGTAGCAGCGAGGATTTCGCCAAGGTGCAGGAGGCCTTTGCGCAGCTCTCCCGCCCATCAAAGCGCCTGCGCGCCTGGCTAGCGGCGAAAGGCGTCACCGGCGACGAGCGCGGCGCGATCTCACCCGGCTTGGTCAATATTTTCGGAAAAGTCGGCTCGGCACTCCAGCAGGCGGACGCCGTGACCCGGCGCCGCGAGTCGTCGCTCAGCGTGCTGGCCAAGGCGATGCTGGAGCCCGCCGTGCAGCAAGCGCGGGAAGCGCTGGAGGCGGCCCTTGAGGATGTGGCCGCCGCAACCGCAGCCGAGGAATCCCAGTTTCCCGCCATCGAAGCCGGCGAGGGCGACCCATGGCGGACCGCCCGGGACCTGGCATTTCTCGAAAAGTGGCAGGCCGAGCTGAAATCCCGCTTCGCAGGCCTGTGGTGA
- the rpmB gene encoding 50S ribosomal protein L28, protein MARVCSIRGSRVRSGGKINRSGLAKKKGGIGRHVTKVVKRKVAPNLQSKRIWVPELNRWVRLTLSAKAIKTINKNGAYVTLKDAGLV, encoded by the coding sequence ATGGCCCGAGTCTGCAGTATCCGAGGAAGCCGAGTCCGTTCCGGCGGCAAAATCAATCGTTCCGGTCTCGCCAAGAAAAAGGGCGGTATCGGTCGCCACGTGACCAAGGTCGTGAAGCGCAAAGTCGCTCCAAACCTCCAGTCCAAGCGCATCTGGGTGCCTGAGCTGAACCGCTGGGTACGCCTCACGCTGAGCGCCAAGGCGATCAAGACCATCAACAAGAACGGTGCCTACGTGACCCTCAAGGACGCAGGTCTGGTCTGA